One window of the Lysobacter sp. S4-A87 genome contains the following:
- a CDS encoding LysR family transcriptional regulator: protein MTRDLPPLNALRAFEAVARLDSVSRAADELHVTHGAVSRHLRALEETLGAALFVRQGRGLALTPAGRRLHEAAEAAFEPLRGAWAELRRRPQQAPLVLGCPGSVLARWMIPRLERLARELPDLKLHLSASETAPDAQLSGLDAALLISQAPWPADWQVHELAPERIGPVLSPRLEGHQRLLASPANALLGEPLLHTTSRPQAWQDWAVRMGLDPAALALGTGFEHLYYLLEAAQAGLGVAITPEPLVTEDLAAGRLLAPWGFVATDGCWALCAPRRSNDPRVARLANWLRQELTP, encoded by the coding sequence ATCACCCGGGACCTGCCCCCGCTCAATGCCCTGCGCGCGTTCGAAGCCGTCGCCCGGCTGGACAGCGTCAGCCGCGCGGCCGACGAACTGCACGTCACCCACGGCGCGGTCAGCCGCCACCTGCGTGCCCTGGAGGAAACGCTTGGTGCCGCGCTGTTCGTGCGCCAGGGTCGTGGCCTGGCCCTGACGCCGGCCGGCCGGCGCCTGCACGAAGCGGCCGAAGCGGCGTTCGAGCCGCTGCGCGGTGCCTGGGCGGAGCTGCGGCGACGACCGCAACAGGCACCGCTGGTGCTCGGCTGCCCCGGCAGCGTGCTGGCGCGCTGGATGATCCCGCGCCTGGAGCGCCTGGCGCGCGAGTTGCCCGATCTCAAGCTGCACCTGTCGGCGAGCGAGACGGCCCCGGACGCGCAATTGAGCGGACTCGATGCGGCACTGCTGATCTCGCAGGCGCCGTGGCCGGCGGACTGGCAGGTGCATGAGCTGGCGCCCGAACGCATCGGCCCGGTGCTCAGCCCGCGCCTGGAAGGTCACCAACGGCTGCTGGCGTCGCCTGCAAACGCGCTCCTCGGGGAGCCGCTGCTGCACACGACGTCGCGACCTCAGGCATGGCAGGACTGGGCTGTTCGCATGGGGCTGGATCCGGCCGCGCTTGCGCTGGGCACCGGCTTCGAGCACCTGTACTACCTGCTCGAAGCCGCGCAGGCAGGACTGGGCGTGGCGATCACTCCCGAGCCGCTGGTCACCGAGGATCTCGCTGCGGGACGGCTGCTTGCGCCCTGGGGCTTCGTGGCGACGGACGGTTGCTGGGCGCTATGTGCACCCAGACGCAGCAACGATCCGCGCGTGGCGCGCCTGGCGAACTGGTTGCGCCAGGAGCTGACGCCGTAA
- a CDS encoding phosphoribosylanthranilate isomerase — translation MSHTRIKFCGMTRADDIRLACSLGVDAIGMVFAQRSPRRLAIAQAAVLRTDVAAGIETVALFMDNAADEVNDVIAQVRPTLLQFHGLEDAAFCRGFGLPYMKAIAMGEEGGQGIDWSARYPDATALLLDSHAVGGAGGSGHTFDWSRIPARSGKPFLLAGGLVPGNVFEAVTVVQPWGVDVSSGIEGAPGIKDEARMRRFVEEVRRADLSR, via the coding sequence GTGAGCCACACCCGCATCAAGTTCTGCGGCATGACCCGCGCCGACGACATCCGCCTGGCCTGCAGCCTGGGCGTGGACGCGATCGGAATGGTGTTTGCGCAGCGCAGCCCGCGTCGGCTCGCGATCGCGCAGGCCGCGGTGTTGAGGACGGACGTTGCCGCCGGCATCGAAACCGTCGCGTTGTTCATGGACAACGCCGCCGACGAAGTAAACGACGTCATCGCGCAGGTGCGCCCGACGCTGCTGCAGTTCCACGGCCTCGAGGACGCGGCGTTCTGTCGCGGCTTCGGCCTGCCCTACATGAAAGCGATCGCCATGGGCGAAGAAGGCGGGCAGGGCATCGACTGGTCCGCCCGCTATCCCGATGCGACGGCGCTGCTGCTCGACAGCCATGCCGTCGGCGGTGCCGGTGGCAGCGGCCACACGTTCGACTGGTCCCGCATTCCGGCGCGATCGGGAAAGCCCTTCCTGCTGGCCGGCGGCCTGGTGCCCGGAAACGTGTTCGAGGCCGTGACAGTCGTGCAGCCGTGGGGCGTGGATGTTTCGAGCGGCATCGAGGGCGCACCGGGGATCAAGGACGAGGCGCGCATGCGGCGCTTCGTCGAGGAAGTGCGTCGCGCTGACCTGTCGCGCTGA
- the truA gene encoding tRNA pseudouridine(38-40) synthase TruA — translation MVDTATAGDAPPSRRHALGVEYDGSGFSGWQRLSKHGEPEREGEQTLQAALEQALSFVAGHPVEVVCAGRTDAGVHAACQVVHFDSTAVRDPRGWMLGVTSRLPPQLCVRWCQPMPDDFHARFSARARRYRYRILNRPVRPALGRQYLSWERRPLDVDAMDRAAQALLGENDFSAFRTVHCQAPHAMREMQAIGVRRDGEVVEVEVQANAFLHHMVRNIVGSLLMVGSGEQPESWIAQLLAGRDRTVAGPTAPSAGLVFLGPRYPAQWGLPAEVTL, via the coding sequence GTGGTTGACACCGCAACCGCCGGCGACGCCCCCCCGTCGCGGCGCCATGCCCTCGGCGTCGAATACGACGGCAGCGGGTTCTCGGGCTGGCAACGGCTGAGCAAGCATGGCGAACCGGAGCGGGAGGGCGAGCAGACCCTGCAGGCCGCGCTCGAGCAGGCGCTGTCGTTCGTCGCCGGACATCCGGTCGAGGTGGTCTGTGCCGGTCGCACCGACGCCGGCGTGCACGCCGCCTGCCAGGTCGTCCACTTCGACAGCACCGCGGTACGTGATCCGCGCGGCTGGATGCTGGGCGTCACCAGCCGCCTGCCGCCGCAACTGTGCGTGCGCTGGTGCCAGCCGATGCCGGACGACTTCCATGCGCGCTTCTCGGCACGCGCGCGCCGCTATCGCTACCGCATCCTCAACCGCCCGGTGCGTCCGGCCCTGGGTCGCCAGTACCTGAGCTGGGAGCGGCGTCCGCTCGATGTCGATGCCATGGATCGCGCCGCGCAGGCGCTGCTTGGCGAGAACGACTTTTCCGCCTTCCGCACCGTGCATTGCCAGGCGCCGCACGCGATGCGCGAGATGCAGGCGATCGGCGTGCGCCGCGATGGCGAGGTGGTCGAAGTCGAAGTGCAGGCCAACGCCTTCCTGCATCACATGGTCCGCAATATCGTCGGCAGCCTGTTGATGGTCGGCAGCGGCGAACAGCCCGAGTCGTGGATCGCGCAGCTGCTCGCCGGTCGCGACCGCACGGTGGCCGGTCCGACCGCGCCGTCGGCGGGGCTGGTGTTCCTCGGTCCGCGCTATCCGGCGCAGTGGGGCCTGCCGGCCGAGGTCACGCTGTGA
- a CDS encoding FimV/HubP family polar landmark protein, translating into MKQRQVKQPARRGSRTVLALALALASGAASALGLGQIEVKSRIGQPFLAEIPIVSNDPSELENLQAELASPLVFARIGLQPPTGIVSELRFSSALDSSGRPVIRVTSEQPVNDSLLTFLVSVDWGQGRLVREYSALLDTPRTVSAPLQPQIEETVVSAPNIVERPLEPEVAATPADAPTEAAPAEESVAAGPDSDNNADANAIPPTPTQAAEPASAPAQVASVAPAAAPAGDLAGEYSVRRGDTLSQIAGRVQGEGFTLDQTMIALLRANPEAFIGGNVNRLKAGAVLAVPASEQLASVDAAQASQLVSSQVRQWRDARRAVPQPALEAGIAASAATSPVATGATAAAANPRSADARLEIVPPGASSATQAGDTQSGINAGGEGDMLRQELQQNTETLAAREAELQELKGRVAELEQLQSKQQQLIAMKDSELAAAQQRLAQSNQKDQAMQVASAMPWLIGGGVLLLVVAGGWFLRRRPVKPVFRAPLPGDAAAAPSIADSFTESSFPAQQRAPVQAEADLRVEEEPAVPVLELQWASAPAAATAPAPSASAPAWHVASADTKGRVEPSMATQPGQERLELARAYLDLGDRESARQLLAEVVINGDLSARQRASRMLQELD; encoded by the coding sequence GTGAAACAACGTCAAGTGAAACAGCCAGCCAGGCGCGGCTCGCGCACAGTGCTGGCATTGGCGCTGGCCCTTGCCAGCGGCGCCGCGTCGGCGTTGGGCCTGGGCCAGATCGAGGTGAAGTCGAGAATCGGGCAGCCGTTCCTGGCTGAAATTCCGATCGTCTCCAACGATCCGTCGGAGCTGGAGAACCTGCAGGCAGAGCTGGCCTCGCCGCTGGTGTTTGCCCGCATCGGCCTGCAGCCGCCCACCGGCATCGTCTCCGAGCTGCGCTTCTCGTCGGCACTGGATTCGTCCGGCCGGCCGGTGATCCGCGTCACCAGCGAGCAGCCGGTCAATGACTCGCTGCTCACCTTCCTGGTCTCGGTCGACTGGGGGCAGGGCAGGCTGGTGCGCGAGTACTCGGCGCTGCTGGACACCCCGCGCACGGTCTCGGCGCCGTTGCAGCCGCAGATCGAGGAGACCGTGGTCTCCGCACCCAACATCGTCGAGCGCCCGCTCGAACCGGAAGTGGCTGCGACCCCGGCCGACGCGCCCACCGAGGCCGCTCCGGCTGAAGAATCGGTTGCCGCAGGTCCCGACAGCGACAACAACGCTGACGCCAACGCCATTCCTCCGACACCGACCCAGGCCGCGGAGCCGGCCAGCGCGCCGGCGCAGGTGGCCAGTGTCGCGCCGGCAGCAGCGCCCGCGGGCGACCTCGCCGGCGAGTACTCGGTGCGTCGTGGCGACACCCTTTCGCAGATCGCCGGTCGCGTGCAGGGCGAGGGCTTCACCCTCGACCAGACGATGATCGCGCTGCTGCGCGCCAACCCGGAAGCGTTCATCGGTGGCAACGTCAACCGGCTCAAGGCCGGCGCGGTGCTCGCCGTGCCGGCCAGCGAGCAGCTGGCCAGCGTCGATGCGGCGCAGGCGAGCCAGCTGGTCAGCAGCCAGGTACGGCAGTGGCGCGATGCGCGTCGCGCGGTGCCGCAGCCGGCGCTCGAAGCCGGCATCGCCGCATCGGCGGCGACGTCGCCGGTGGCGACAGGTGCGACGGCTGCAGCGGCCAACCCGCGCAGCGCCGATGCGCGTCTGGAAATCGTTCCGCCTGGCGCCAGCAGCGCTACCCAGGCGGGAGATACACAATCCGGCATCAACGCCGGTGGTGAGGGCGACATGCTGCGTCAGGAACTGCAACAGAACACCGAAACCCTCGCCGCACGCGAGGCCGAGCTGCAGGAGCTCAAGGGCCGCGTCGCCGAACTGGAGCAGCTGCAGAGCAAGCAGCAGCAGCTGATCGCAATGAAGGACAGCGAGCTGGCTGCCGCCCAGCAGCGCCTGGCGCAGAGCAACCAGAAGGACCAGGCGATGCAGGTCGCTTCGGCGATGCCGTGGCTGATCGGCGGCGGCGTGCTGCTGCTGGTCGTGGCCGGCGGCTGGTTCCTGCGCCGCCGTCCGGTCAAGCCGGTGTTCCGCGCGCCGCTGCCCGGCGATGCCGCCGCCGCGCCCTCGATCGCTGACTCGTTCACCGAGTCCTCGTTCCCCGCCCAGCAGCGCGCCCCGGTCCAGGCCGAAGCGGATCTGCGCGTGGAGGAAGAGCCCGCGGTACCGGTTCTCGAACTGCAGTGGGCGTCTGCTCCGGCAGCCGCCACAGCACCGGCTCCCAGCGCGTCGGCGCCGGCATGGCATGTCGCATCGGCCGACACCAAGGGCCGCGTCGAGCCGTCGATGGCGACGCAGCCGGGCCAGGAGCGTCTCGAACTTGCCCGTGCCTACCTGGACCTGGGCGACCGCGAAAGCGCACGCCAGCTGCTCGCCGAAGTCGTGATCAATGGCGACCTGTCCGCCCGCCAGCGCGCCTCGCGGATGCTGCAGGAACTAGACTGA
- a CDS encoding aspartate-semialdehyde dehydrogenase gives MNAKNSCNVAIVGATGAVGETMLKILAERQFPIGKLHVLASERSAGEKIEFGAKKLVVEDLAKFDPTGVDIALFSAGGSISKQYAPKFAAAGAVVIDNSSAFRYDDDVPLVVSEVNPEQVANRPRGIIANPNCSTMQMLVALAPIHRKVGIERINVATYQSVSGGGRSALEELGRQTGALLNFQDPQPDRFPVQIAFNLIPHIDDFQDNGYTKEEMKLVWETRKILGDDSIQVNPTAVRVPVFYGHSEAVNVETREKITAAQVREMLLTAPGVEVVDEPRAGGYPTPVTHASGNDPVYVGRIRDDFSHPRAVNLWIVSDNIRKGAALNAVQLAELVWAERR, from the coding sequence ATGAACGCCAAGAACTCCTGCAACGTTGCCATCGTCGGTGCCACCGGCGCGGTCGGCGAGACCATGCTCAAGATCCTCGCCGAGCGTCAGTTTCCCATCGGCAAATTGCACGTGCTTGCCAGCGAACGCTCGGCCGGCGAGAAGATCGAGTTCGGCGCCAAGAAACTGGTGGTGGAAGACCTGGCCAAATTCGACCCGACTGGCGTCGACATCGCGCTGTTCTCGGCCGGTGGCAGCATCTCCAAGCAGTACGCACCGAAGTTCGCCGCCGCCGGCGCAGTCGTGATCGACAACTCCTCGGCGTTCCGCTACGACGACGACGTGCCGCTGGTGGTGTCGGAAGTGAATCCCGAGCAGGTGGCCAACCGCCCGCGCGGCATCATCGCCAACCCGAACTGCTCGACGATGCAGATGCTGGTCGCGCTGGCGCCGATCCACCGCAAGGTCGGCATCGAGCGGATCAACGTGGCGACCTACCAGTCGGTGTCCGGCGGTGGTCGCTCGGCGCTGGAGGAACTCGGCCGCCAGACCGGCGCGCTGCTGAACTTCCAGGACCCGCAGCCGGACCGTTTCCCGGTGCAGATCGCCTTCAACCTGATCCCGCACATCGACGACTTCCAGGACAACGGCTACACCAAGGAAGAGATGAAGCTGGTCTGGGAGACGCGCAAGATCCTCGGCGACGACTCGATCCAGGTGAACCCGACCGCGGTGCGCGTGCCGGTGTTCTACGGCCACTCAGAGGCGGTCAATGTCGAGACCCGCGAGAAGATCACGGCGGCGCAGGTGCGCGAGATGCTGTTGACCGCGCCGGGCGTGGAAGTGGTCGACGAGCCCAGGGCCGGCGGTTACCCGACGCCGGTGACCCATGCCTCGGGCAACGACCCGGTCTATGTCGGCCGCATCCGCGACGACTTCTCGCACCCGCGCGCGGTCAACCTGTGGATCGTCTCGGACAACATCCGCAAGGGTGCGGCGCTGAACGCCGTCCAGCTGGCCGAGCTGGTCTGGGCCGAGCGCCGCTGA
- a CDS encoding D-glycerate dehydrogenase, with the protein MAEARPRVWVSQPLFADIVARLREHFDVVDTAQVTQHGAAAIAAALADSDGALVTLNDPIGAAEVAGAGRLRAIANVGVGYNNLDVPALTRAGIVVTNTPEVLTQTTADFGFALMMAAARRITEGERWLREGQWRQWSFETLLGSDLHGSTLGILGMGRIGQGIARRAAGFDMRVLYHNRSRLPEAVERDCRAQYVDFDTLLAQADHLLLVLPYSPQVHHLVDAAALAKMKPTATLTNIARGGLVDEDALADALSAGRLAAAGLDVFEGEPAVNPRLLALRNVVLTPHIASGSLATRRAMVSLAVDNLIAALGVGPDAGRPPTPVNADQLKR; encoded by the coding sequence ATGGCTGAAGCGCGGCCGCGCGTATGGGTGTCGCAACCCCTGTTTGCCGATATCGTCGCGCGCCTGCGCGAGCATTTCGATGTCGTCGACACCGCGCAGGTGACCCAGCACGGAGCGGCGGCCATTGCGGCCGCGCTGGCCGACAGCGACGGCGCCCTGGTCACGCTCAACGATCCGATCGGCGCGGCCGAAGTGGCAGGGGCCGGTCGCCTGCGCGCGATCGCCAACGTCGGCGTCGGCTACAACAACCTGGACGTGCCAGCGCTGACCCGCGCCGGCATCGTCGTCACCAACACGCCCGAGGTACTGACGCAAACCACCGCCGACTTCGGCTTCGCCCTGATGATGGCCGCGGCGCGGCGCATCACCGAGGGCGAGCGCTGGCTGCGCGAGGGCCAATGGCGGCAGTGGAGTTTCGAGACCCTGCTCGGCAGCGACCTGCACGGCTCGACGCTGGGCATCCTCGGGATGGGGCGGATCGGGCAGGGCATCGCCCGTCGTGCCGCCGGATTCGACATGCGCGTGCTGTACCACAACCGCAGCCGCCTGCCGGAAGCGGTCGAGCGCGATTGCCGCGCGCAGTACGTGGATTTCGACACGCTGCTGGCGCAGGCCGACCACCTCCTGCTGGTGTTGCCGTATTCGCCGCAGGTGCACCACCTGGTCGATGCCGCGGCGCTGGCGAAAATGAAGCCGACCGCGACGCTGACCAACATCGCCCGCGGCGGTCTGGTCGATGAGGATGCGCTGGCGGACGCGCTGTCCGCCGGGCGCCTGGCCGCCGCCGGCCTGGACGTGTTCGAAGGCGAGCCGGCGGTCAATCCGCGCCTGCTTGCCCTGCGCAACGTCGTGCTGACCCCGCACATCGCCAGTGGCAGCCTCGCCACCCGCCGGGCGATGGTCAGCCTGGCTGTCGACAACCTGATCGCCGCGCTGGGCGTCGGGCCCGACGCCGGCCGTCCGCCGACGCCGGTCAACGCCGATCAGCTCAAACGCTGA
- the aroC gene encoding chorismate synthase, with product MSSNTFGKLLSVTTFGESHGPAIGCVVDGCPPGIAIAPDDFRHDLERRATGRTRHTSQRHEADEVEILSGVYEGVTTGTPIALLIRNTDQRSKDYAKISEQFRPGHADYTYWQKYGIRDPRGGGRSSARETTMRVAAAVIAKKWLADRHGVEVRGYLSQIGEIVPNGFDLAAVEDNPFFWPDTRQVIELELYMDALRKSGDSVGARVDVIATGVPPGWGEPIYGKLDGELASALMSINAVKGVEIGDGFGVVAQKGSEHRDHMTPAGFASNHAGGILGGISSGQPLRCSVAFKPTSSLRLPVDSLDVHGNVVEVVTTGRHDPCVGIRATPICEAMVALVLMDQALRHRAQCGDVALPTPRIAGSLDG from the coding sequence GTGTCCAGCAACACCTTCGGCAAGCTGCTCTCGGTAACCACCTTCGGCGAAAGCCACGGCCCGGCGATCGGCTGCGTCGTCGATGGCTGTCCCCCCGGCATCGCGATCGCGCCAGACGACTTCCGCCACGACCTCGAACGTCGCGCCACTGGCCGCACCCGCCACACCTCGCAGCGCCACGAGGCCGACGAGGTCGAGATCCTCAGCGGTGTCTACGAAGGCGTCACCACCGGTACGCCCATCGCGCTGCTGATCCGCAACACCGACCAGCGCAGCAAGGACTACGCGAAGATTTCCGAGCAGTTCCGCCCGGGCCACGCCGACTACACCTACTGGCAGAAGTACGGCATCCGCGATCCGCGCGGTGGCGGCCGCTCCTCGGCGCGCGAGACCACCATGCGCGTGGCCGCCGCGGTGATCGCCAAGAAGTGGCTGGCCGACCGCCACGGCGTCGAGGTCCGCGGCTACCTGTCGCAGATCGGCGAGATCGTGCCCAACGGTTTCGATCTGGCGGCAGTGGAGGACAACCCGTTCTTCTGGCCCGACACCCGCCAGGTCATCGAGCTGGAGCTGTACATGGACGCGCTGCGCAAGTCCGGCGATTCGGTGGGTGCACGCGTCGACGTGATCGCCACCGGCGTCCCGCCGGGCTGGGGCGAGCCGATCTACGGCAAGCTCGACGGCGAACTGGCCAGCGCGCTGATGAGCATCAATGCGGTCAAGGGCGTGGAGATCGGCGACGGCTTCGGCGTGGTCGCGCAGAAGGGCAGCGAGCACCGCGACCACATGACGCCCGCGGGCTTCGCCTCCAATCACGCCGGCGGCATCCTCGGCGGCATCAGCAGTGGCCAGCCGCTGCGCTGCTCGGTCGCCTTCAAGCCGACCTCGAGCCTGCGCCTGCCGGTCGACAGCCTCGATGTCCACGGCAACGTGGTCGAGGTCGTCACCACCGGTCGCCATGATCCCTGCGTCGGCATCCGCGCCACGCCCATCTGCGAAGCGATGGTCGCGCTGGTGCTGATGGACCAGGCGCTGCGCCACCGCGCCCAGTGCGGCGACGTGGCGTTGCCGACGCCGCGCATCGCAGGTTCGCTCGATGGCTGA
- the prmB gene encoding 50S ribosomal protein L3 N(5)-glutamine methyltransferase, with the protein MSGSANLPAVQFEQVSIIDLIRYGGSRFNESGLTFGHSYDNALDEATQLVLHALHLPHDLSPVYGTSRVTADEKARVLALFERRITERVPAAYLTGEAWFAGLSFKSDRRALVPRSPIAELITTGFEPWLGGREVERVLDLCTGSGCIAIATGHYHPYWQVDGADINDDALSLAHENKARLHADNVTLRKSDLFKGLQGEVYDLIVTNPPYVTNDETDALPKEYSYEPDLGLRAGDDGLDLALRILRDAPDHLSEHGLLICEVGEAEQALVALLPELPMAWVEFKVGQMGIFVVERSDMVEHHAKIKALADARG; encoded by the coding sequence ATGTCCGGCTCCGCCAACCTCCCGGCCGTTCAGTTCGAACAGGTCTCGATCATCGACCTGATCCGCTACGGCGGCAGCCGCTTCAACGAGTCGGGCCTGACCTTCGGCCACAGCTACGACAACGCCCTGGACGAAGCCACCCAGCTGGTGCTGCACGCGCTGCACCTGCCGCACGACCTGAGCCCGGTGTACGGCACCTCGCGCGTGACCGCCGACGAGAAGGCCAGGGTGCTGGCGCTGTTCGAGCGCCGCATCACTGAGCGCGTTCCGGCCGCCTACCTGACCGGCGAGGCCTGGTTCGCCGGGCTGAGCTTCAAGAGCGACCGTCGCGCCCTCGTGCCGCGCTCGCCGATCGCCGAACTGATCACCACCGGTTTCGAGCCGTGGCTGGGCGGTCGCGAAGTCGAGCGCGTACTCGACCTGTGCACCGGCTCGGGCTGCATCGCCATTGCCACCGGCCACTACCACCCGTACTGGCAGGTCGACGGCGCCGACATCAACGACGACGCCCTGTCGCTGGCGCACGAGAACAAGGCGCGCCTGCATGCCGACAACGTCACGCTGCGCAAGTCGGACCTGTTCAAGGGACTGCAGGGCGAGGTCTACGACCTGATCGTGACCAACCCGCCGTACGTCACCAACGACGAGACCGATGCGCTGCCGAAGGAATACTCGTACGAGCCCGACCTGGGCCTGCGCGCCGGCGACGACGGCCTCGACCTGGCGCTGCGGATCCTGCGCGACGCCCCCGACCACCTCAGCGAGCACGGCCTGCTGATCTGCGAAGTCGGCGAAGCCGAGCAGGCCCTGGTGGCACTGCTGCCGGAACTGCCGATGGCCTGGGTCGAGTTCAAGGTCGGCCAGATGGGCATCTTCGTGGTCGAGCGCAGCGACATGGTCGAGCACCACGCAAAGATCAAGGCCCTGGCGGACGCGCGCGGCTGA
- a CDS encoding SCO family protein, with protein sequence MFNRTTVLILIAALAAALGLWAAQRHFGPVTASKWPQTQAVRLFEPARELPSFSLRQSDGTALVPGELKGHWTLVFLGFTHCPDVCPTTLAEMARAQKQWAALPEATRPRVLFVSVDPERDTPDRIGEYAHAFHRDTLAATADIPALEGFAKSLSMVFAKVPAPEGAPADQYSVDHSASMAVLDPQGRMAGIVQPPLDPKAIAADMTALTQAAGK encoded by the coding sequence ATGTTCAATCGCACCACCGTGCTCATCCTTATTGCCGCCCTCGCCGCCGCCCTGGGGCTGTGGGCCGCGCAACGCCATTTCGGTCCGGTCACCGCCTCCAAGTGGCCGCAGACCCAGGCCGTGCGCCTGTTCGAGCCGGCCCGCGAACTGCCTTCCTTCTCGCTGCGCCAGTCCGACGGCACGGCGCTGGTGCCGGGTGAGCTCAAGGGTCACTGGACCCTGGTCTTCCTGGGCTTCACCCATTGCCCGGACGTGTGCCCGACCACCCTGGCGGAGATGGCGCGCGCCCAGAAGCAGTGGGCGGCCCTGCCGGAGGCCACCCGCCCGCGCGTGCTGTTCGTCTCGGTCGATCCCGAGCGCGACACGCCGGACCGCATCGGCGAGTACGCCCACGCCTTCCACCGCGACACCCTGGCCGCCACCGCCGACATCCCGGCGCTGGAAGGCTTCGCCAAGTCGCTGAGCATGGTCTTCGCCAAGGTGCCGGCACCGGAGGGCGCCCCGGCCGACCAGTACAGCGTCGACCACAGTGCCTCGATGGCGGTGCTCGACCCGCAGGGTCGCATGGCCGGCATCGTCCAGCCGCCGCTGGACCCGAAGGCGATCGCCGCCGACATGACCGCGCTGACGCAGGCGGCAGGCAAGTAA
- the asd gene encoding archaetidylserine decarboxylase (Phosphatidylserine decarboxylase is synthesized as a single chain precursor. Generation of the pyruvoyl active site from a Ser is coupled to cleavage of a Gly-Ser bond between the larger (beta) and smaller (alpha chains). It is an integral membrane protein.) gives MSLVTALTYILPHRLLSSMARSLAYSDAPRVKQWLIDTVTRKFGVNLAEAAEPDPRAYPTFNAFFTRALKPGARVADADPRSLLMPADGRISQCGPIEDGRIFQAKGQSFTAAELLGDEDAAEPFNNGLFATVYLSPKDYHRVHMPWGGKLRETVHVPGRLFSVGPAAVQNVPRLFARNERLVCHFDTDFGPMAMVMVGALLVSGVQTVWSGVEIPRYGDTVTVKDYRGADITLERFAEMARFNYGSTVIVLLPPGVAALDPALQGESAVRLGEVLARRV, from the coding sequence ATGAGCCTGGTCACCGCCCTCACCTACATCCTGCCGCACCGCCTGCTGTCGTCGATGGCACGCTCGCTGGCGTACTCGGACGCGCCGCGGGTGAAGCAATGGCTGATCGACACGGTCACGCGCAAGTTCGGCGTCAACCTCGCCGAAGCCGCCGAACCCGATCCGCGCGCCTACCCGACGTTCAACGCCTTCTTCACCCGCGCGCTCAAGCCCGGCGCCCGCGTTGCCGACGCCGATCCGCGTTCGCTGCTGATGCCCGCCGACGGCCGCATCAGCCAGTGCGGCCCGATCGAGGACGGCCGCATCTTCCAGGCGAAGGGCCAGTCGTTCACCGCCGCCGAACTGCTCGGCGACGAGGACGCTGCCGAGCCGTTCAACAACGGCCTGTTCGCCACCGTGTACCTGTCGCCCAAGGACTACCACCGCGTGCACATGCCGTGGGGCGGCAAGCTGCGCGAAACCGTGCACGTGCCCGGCCGCCTTTTCAGCGTTGGCCCGGCCGCGGTGCAGAACGTGCCGCGCCTGTTCGCGCGCAACGAACGCCTGGTCTGCCACTTCGACACCGACTTCGGGCCGATGGCGATGGTGATGGTTGGTGCGCTGCTGGTCTCGGGCGTGCAGACGGTGTGGAGCGGCGTGGAGATTCCGCGCTATGGCGACACGGTCACCGTCAAGGACTACCGTGGCGCCGACATCACGCTGGAGCGCTTCGCCGAGATGGCGCGCTTCAACTACGGCTCGACCGTGATCGTGCTGCTGCCGCCTGGCGTGGCGGCGCTCGATCCGGCGTTGCAGGGTGAGTCGGCGGTGCGGCTGGGCGAAGTGCTGGCGCGCCGGGTCTAG